In one window of Stigmatopora argus isolate UIUO_Sarg chromosome 19, RoL_Sarg_1.0, whole genome shotgun sequence DNA:
- the bpnt1 gene encoding 3'(2'),5'-bisphosphate nucleotidase 1 yields MSGSPAVLLRLVASAYTVAEKAGDIVRKVLHRGDLGIVEKEGAHDLQTLADRLAQQSICASLSRRFPKITIIGEEELPDEEVTEDLIENGQSEEILHKVCPAEYSGLKEEELVVWVDPVDGTKEYTEGLLDNVTVLIGIAYAGRAIAGVINQPFYNYQVGPGAHLGRTMWAMLGLGAFGFQLQEVPNDKRIVTTTRSHSNKIVTDCVNAMEPHEVIRVGGAGNKIIQLIEGKASAYVFASPGTKKWDTCAPEVFLHCVGGKLTDMHNNPYQYDANVKRMNSAGVLATLRNHEYYASRVPQSVLQALKSD; encoded by the exons ATGTCTGGGAGTCCTGCTGTGCTTCTTCGCCTGGTGGCCTCGGCTTACACAGTGGCTGAGAAAGCTGGAGACATTGTGAGGAAAGTTCTCCACCGTGGAGACCTTGGCATAGTGGAAAAG GAGGGAGCTCATGATCTGCAGACTTTAGCAGACAGGCTTGCACAGCAGAGCATTTGTGCTTCACTGTCCAGACGTTTCCCCAAAATCACAATTATTGGTGAGGAG GAACTTCCAGATGAGGAGGTCACAGAGGACCTGATTGAAAATGGCCAATCAGAAGAAATTCTTCACAAAGTATGTCCAGCAGAATACAGTGGATTGAAAGAGGAGGAG CTGGTTGTTTGGGTGGATCCAGTGGATGGCACCAAGGAGTACACTGAAG GGCTCCTCGATAATGTCACAGTGCTGATTGGAATCGCCTACGCAGGCAGAGCAATCGCAGGTGTCATCAACCAGCCTTTCTATAACTACCAG GTTGGGCCCGGGGCGCACTTGGGGAGAACCATGTGGGCCATGCTCGGCCTGGGTGCCTTTGGATTTCAGCTACAAGAAGTTCCGAATGACAAACGCATAGTCACTACCACCCGTTCTCATAGCAACAAGATTGTAACAGACTGTGTCAATGCAATGGAACCTCATGAGGTTATTAGAGTGGGCGGAGCTGGAAACAAG ATCATTCAACTAATTGAGGGCAAGGCGTCTGCTTACGTCTTTGCAAGTCCAGGAACCAAAAAGTGGGACACGTGTGCTCCTGAAGTTTTCCTGCACTGTGTTGGAg GTAAACTAACAGACATGCATAATAATCCATACCAGTATGATGCTAACGTGAAGCGAATGAACTCCGCCGGCGTGCTCGCGACGCTCCGAAATCATGAATACTACGCCAGCAGAGTGCCTCAGTCGGTGCTGCAAGCCCTCAAATCTGACTGA
- the LOC144064223 gene encoding uncharacterized protein LOC144064223 isoform X2: protein MGNGNYRPTADFFQNPTMPSEADLSAMVMPSPPSYRTQTSSVDMAGHSSHAATFVITDWEHPLSSPSEWAVLSVDKAWPLEHSWQERDSGMGSPLATETSDEEQNQTLLGLMERNRTSMGLCLNPDTTAKAVELVRDLITERDKLAEELNRLQETQKNEKMEWSEFTKDLHVAVQVAERMCSESEQTIKLLDKDHKRLQEELDEAHERQLETQQEMENLRSQNTDMSYKLSMLEKKRRITDVRFTEDKSQPDESYELKTCDFLENGDVADVQKQEECDANDEKDAKKSQLTAKGIGKVYVDALEKKNAGGRDQRRIVMSSERNLSRIPSPVNAPCFRNTMNKTSSTTSLWKIEEPTQRTPSQVLKESLSNVSKGRKFGTCF, encoded by the exons ATGGGGAATGGGAACTACCGCCCCACAGCAG ATTTCTTCCAAAATCCTACAATGCCCTCCGAGGCAGATCTATCGGCCATGGTTATGCCCTCCCCACCCTCCTACAGGACGCAGACATCATCAGTCGACATGGCAGGGCACTCATCCCACGCCGCTACTTTTGTAATAACGGACTGGGAGCATCCCCTGTCTTCTCCCTCTGAATGGGCCGTCCTAAGTGTAGACAA GGCATGGCCTTTGGAGCACAGCTGGCAGGAGAGGGACAGCGGAATGGGGTCTCCGCTTGCCACCGAGACCTCAGATGAGGAGCAAAACCAGACCCTGCTCGGCCTGATGGAGCGCAATCGCACCTCCATGGGCCTCTGCCTCAATCCGGATACAACTGCGAAAGCTGTAG AGCTGGTCAGAGACTTGATAACAGAACGAGACAAACTAGCCGAAGAGTTGAACAGGCTGCAAGAGACACAAAAA AATGAGAAGATGGAGTGGAGCGAGTTCACGAAGGACCTGCACGTGGCCGTGCAGGTGGCCGAACGAATGTGTTCGGAATCAGAGCAAACCATAAAACTGCTCGACAAGGACCACAAGAGATTGCAAGAGGAGCTGGACGAGGCCCACGAAAGACAGCTGGAGACACAGCAGGAGATGGAAAATCTGCGCTCCCAAAACACAGACATGAGCTATAAACTATCCATGCTTGAAAAGAAGCGGCGCATCACGGACGTGAGATTCACAGAAGACAAAAGCCAACCTGACGAGTCTTATGAGTTGAAAACATGCGACTTCCTGGAGAATGGCGACGTGGCCGACGTTCAAAAACAAGAGGAGTGCGATGCTAATGACGAGAAGGACGCAAAGAAATCACAGCTGACGGCCAAGGGGATCGGGAAGGTATACGTGGACGcgctggagaagaaaaacgcAGGCGGGCGTGATCAAAGGAGGATTGTGATGTCGTCTGAAAG GAATCTGTCCCGCATTCCATCGCCTGTTAACGCTCCCTGTTTTAGAAATACTATGAACAAGACAAGTTCAACAACGTCACTGTGGAAG ATAGAAGAGCCAACACAGAGGACGCCATCTCAAGTTTTGAAGGAGAGCTTGTCAAATGTTTCTAAAG GCAGAAAATTTGGAACTTGCTTTTAA
- the LOC144064223 gene encoding uncharacterized protein LOC144064223 isoform X1 yields the protein MGNGNYRPTADFFQNPTMPSEADLSAMVMPSPPSYRTQTSSVDMAGHSSHAATFVITDWEHPLSSPSEWAVLSVDKSESLSSSSRAGGHDEAPAVRLHSLTSFNMSRAWPLEHSWQERDSGMGSPLATETSDEEQNQTLLGLMERNRTSMGLCLNPDTTAKAVELVRDLITERDKLAEELNRLQETQKNEKMEWSEFTKDLHVAVQVAERMCSESEQTIKLLDKDHKRLQEELDEAHERQLETQQEMENLRSQNTDMSYKLSMLEKKRRITDVRFTEDKSQPDESYELKTCDFLENGDVADVQKQEECDANDEKDAKKSQLTAKGIGKVYVDALEKKNAGGRDQRRIVMSSERNLSRIPSPVNAPCFRNTMNKTSSTTSLWKIEEPTQRTPSQVLKESLSNVSKGRKFGTCF from the exons ATGGGGAATGGGAACTACCGCCCCACAGCAG ATTTCTTCCAAAATCCTACAATGCCCTCCGAGGCAGATCTATCGGCCATGGTTATGCCCTCCCCACCCTCCTACAGGACGCAGACATCATCAGTCGACATGGCAGGGCACTCATCCCACGCCGCTACTTTTGTAATAACGGACTGGGAGCATCCCCTGTCTTCTCCCTCTGAATGGGCCGTCCTAAGTGTAGACAAGTCCGAATCTCTGAGCTCAAGTAGCAGAGCGGGGGGCCATGACGAGGCCCCGGCGGTCAGACTGCACAGCCTGACATCGTTCAATATGTCCAGGGCATGGCCTTTGGAGCACAGCTGGCAGGAGAGGGACAGCGGAATGGGGTCTCCGCTTGCCACCGAGACCTCAGATGAGGAGCAAAACCAGACCCTGCTCGGCCTGATGGAGCGCAATCGCACCTCCATGGGCCTCTGCCTCAATCCGGATACAACTGCGAAAGCTGTAG AGCTGGTCAGAGACTTGATAACAGAACGAGACAAACTAGCCGAAGAGTTGAACAGGCTGCAAGAGACACAAAAA AATGAGAAGATGGAGTGGAGCGAGTTCACGAAGGACCTGCACGTGGCCGTGCAGGTGGCCGAACGAATGTGTTCGGAATCAGAGCAAACCATAAAACTGCTCGACAAGGACCACAAGAGATTGCAAGAGGAGCTGGACGAGGCCCACGAAAGACAGCTGGAGACACAGCAGGAGATGGAAAATCTGCGCTCCCAAAACACAGACATGAGCTATAAACTATCCATGCTTGAAAAGAAGCGGCGCATCACGGACGTGAGATTCACAGAAGACAAAAGCCAACCTGACGAGTCTTATGAGTTGAAAACATGCGACTTCCTGGAGAATGGCGACGTGGCCGACGTTCAAAAACAAGAGGAGTGCGATGCTAATGACGAGAAGGACGCAAAGAAATCACAGCTGACGGCCAAGGGGATCGGGAAGGTATACGTGGACGcgctggagaagaaaaacgcAGGCGGGCGTGATCAAAGGAGGATTGTGATGTCGTCTGAAAG GAATCTGTCCCGCATTCCATCGCCTGTTAACGCTCCCTGTTTTAGAAATACTATGAACAAGACAAGTTCAACAACGTCACTGTGGAAG ATAGAAGAGCCAACACAGAGGACGCCATCTCAAGTTTTGAAGGAGAGCTTGTCAAATGTTTCTAAAG GCAGAAAATTTGGAACTTGCTTTTAA
- the saysd1 gene encoding SAYSvFN domain-containing protein 1, whose amino-acid sequence MERKLANFRARREAKKALMQEQFAFPVPATNTKEPATITPQCEIESEPKSQRKDYCDWILQSKWGRWLATRNLHNITLLKVLLWVVLLGFFVELDFGLPFFVISLFYWLYEGLRDSGEREPGEMSAYSVFNPGCQALLGTLTAEQMEAEMGFRLPNS is encoded by the exons ATGGAGCGTAAACTTGCAAATTTCAGGGCTCGGCGAGAGGCTAAAAAAGCTTTGATGCAGGAGCAGTTTGCTTTCCCCGTTCCTGCAACAAACACGAAAGAGCCTGCAACTATAACGCCACAGTGTGAAATCGAATCCGAACCCAAATCCCAGCGAAAG GACTATTGTGACTGGATCCTGCAAAGCAAGTGGGGAAGATGGTTGGCAACGAGGAACCTCCACAACATCACCCTGCTCAAAGTCTTGCTATGGGTGGTCCTGCTGGGGTTTTTTGTTGAACTGGATTTCGGCTTGCCCTTCTTCGTGATCTCTCTCTTTTACTGGTTGTACGAGGGACTACGTGACTCTGGTGAACGGGAGCCCGGGGAGATGAGCGCGTATTCAGTCTTCAATCCGGGTTGTCAGGCTTTACTGGGCACTCTCACCGCAGAGCAGATGGAGGCAGAGATGGGCTTCCGCCTTCCAAACAGCTGA
- the grcc10 gene encoding protein C10: MASAPAQQPTLTVEQTRVVLSEVIQAFSVPENAVRMEEARESACNDMGKMLQLVLPVATLIQQEVIKAYGFNNEGEGVLKFARLVKMYETQDPEIAAMSAKLKALLLPPLSTPPIGSAITAS, from the exons ATGGCTTCTGCACCAGCACAACAGCCCACTTTGACTGTAGAACAAACCAGAG TGGTGCTTAGCGAGGTGATCCAGGCATTCTCCGTGCCAGAAAATGCAGTGAGAATGGAGGAGGCACGAGAGAGTGCGTGCAACGATATGGGCAAGATGCTTCAATTGGTTCTCCCTGTGGCCACGCtaattcaacaggaagtcatCAAAGCATACGGTTTTAACAACGAAGGAGAAG GTGTCCTCAAGTTTGCTAGACTGGTGAAGATGTATGAAACCCAGGACCCCGAAATAGCTGCCATGTCTGCTAAACTCAAGGCTCTCCTTCTGCCACCGCTTTCAACACCACCCATAGGGAGCGCTATCACAGCctcataa